The following proteins are encoded in a genomic region of [Eubacterium] hominis:
- a CDS encoding helix-turn-helix transcriptional regulator, with amino-acid sequence MDLDYKAIGKRIKIARVNKGYTQEKVANLTDSAPSHISNIETAKSKVGLATLVEICNVLDVSVDEVLSDNVVSYRNQFTNKMIQLCQDCTDEQKRFVIILVEAALSFFEKDRRNQEA; translated from the coding sequence TTGGATTTAGATTATAAGGCAATTGGTAAAAGAATCAAAATTGCGAGAGTTAACAAGGGATATACTCAAGAGAAGGTTGCCAATCTAACTGATTCTGCGCCTTCACATATAAGTAATATTGAAACAGCTAAATCGAAAGTGGGGTTAGCTACGCTAGTAGAAATTTGCAATGTTTTAGATGTTTCTGTTGATGAGGTCCTGAGTGATAATGTTGTTTCATATAGGAATCAATTTACAAATAAAATGATACAATTATGTCAAGACTGCACTGATGAGCAAAAAAGATTTGTAATTATTTTAGTGGAAGCAGCATTAAGCTTTTTTGAAAAAGATAGGAGAAACCAAG
- a CDS encoding helix-turn-helix transcriptional regulator: MISYKPFFETLKRKNITQYQLIKDYNIRTSLLDKLRNDKNIYVSTLNDLCNMLECDLSDIIEYTPDKNLSNLD; this comes from the coding sequence ATGATAAGTTATAAACCTTTTTTCGAAACACTTAAGCGCAAGAATATCACTCAATATCAATTGATTAAGGATTATAATATTCGTACAAGTTTATTGGATAAATTACGTAATGATAAAAACATATATGTGAGTACGTTAAATGATCTATGTAATATGCTAGAATGTGATTTATCTGATATTATAGAATATACTCCAGATAAAAATTTAAGTAACCTTGACTAA
- a CDS encoding helix-turn-helix domain-containing protein, with protein MDKDYMYFYRKICSSDLPANAVNVYKVLLQYANRTTWCCFPSVRTIAHDSKLSERTVRRQLNVLVSHGYILRIPRQRENNGFTSNMYFLN; from the coding sequence TTGGATAAGGACTATATGTACTTCTATCGCAAAATCTGTTCGTCTGATCTTCCAGCAAATGCAGTAAATGTGTATAAAGTATTGTTGCAGTATGCTAATCGGACAACGTGGTGCTGTTTTCCTTCGGTAAGAACGATTGCACATGATTCTAAATTATCAGAAAGGACCGTTAGGAGGCAGTTAAATGTTCTTGTATCACATGGATATATTCTACGAATACCAAGGCAGAGAGAAAATAATGGTTTTACTAGCAATATGTATTTTTTAAATTGA
- a CDS encoding type IV secretory system conjugative DNA transfer family protein, with protein sequence MEPKLTFILLGCLFFCIIGIAVYFGNNYNLNHIKSKTVGDGQHGTARFATTKEIQCAYKCINYTPNKWREGKDLPKYQGMIVGTRDFRHGVHAYVDVDDVHLMMIGAAGVGKTAYFLYPNLEYACASGVSFITTDTKGDLYRNYGAIARDYYGYHIAVIDLRNPMSSDGNNMLHLVNKYMDLYKQDKTNIAIKAKTEKYAKIIAKTIIFSDGDTSSYGQNSFFYDSAEGLLTSVILIVAELCPHNQRHIVSVFKMVQDLLQPSPVKGKTRFQLLLDLLPEDHKAKWFAGSALNTGEQAMQSVLSTVLSRLNAFIDSEIEQILCFETAIDIEKFCSEKSAIFLVMPEEDNTKHFLISLFIQEYYREILAFADEQGGRLPNKVIMFLDEIGTIPKIQSAEMMFSASRSRGVSIVAIIQSLAQLEKNYGKEGAAIITDNCQDTLFGGFAPNSETAKIMSENLGYKTVLSGSVSKGKNDPSQSLQMIQRNLLTTDELKALPKGTFVLMKTGTHPILTKLKLFSKWGIQLNKVYKNDERSLRTVEYANVMQLEDIIRRTYGKPSSMDEANIEKIKEKIMKGSVKVG encoded by the coding sequence ATGGAACCTAAATTAACATTTATTTTATTAGGATGCTTATTTTTTTGTATTATAGGAATTGCCGTTTATTTTGGAAATAATTACAATCTGAATCATATCAAATCAAAAACAGTTGGGGATGGTCAACATGGGACTGCAAGATTTGCAACAACAAAAGAAATCCAGTGCGCATATAAATGCATCAACTACACACCTAATAAATGGAGAGAAGGAAAAGATCTTCCAAAGTATCAGGGAATGATCGTAGGAACAAGAGATTTTCGTCATGGGGTACATGCATATGTTGATGTTGATGATGTCCATCTGATGATGATCGGAGCTGCTGGTGTAGGTAAGACAGCATATTTTTTATACCCTAACTTGGAATATGCTTGTGCTTCAGGTGTTAGTTTCATTACGACAGATACAAAGGGAGATTTATATCGAAATTATGGAGCAATAGCCAGAGATTATTATGGCTATCATATCGCTGTGATTGATTTAAGAAATCCCATGTCATCTGATGGAAACAATATGCTTCATTTAGTAAATAAGTATATGGATCTTTACAAGCAAGATAAGACAAATATTGCGATTAAGGCAAAAACAGAGAAGTATGCTAAGATCATAGCAAAAACGATCATCTTCTCAGATGGGGATACCTCAAGTTATGGGCAGAATAGCTTTTTTTATGATTCAGCTGAAGGTTTGCTGACATCTGTCATTCTGATCGTTGCAGAACTTTGCCCACATAATCAAAGGCATATCGTTAGTGTGTTTAAGATGGTTCAGGATTTATTGCAGCCATCACCAGTAAAGGGTAAAACACGATTTCAATTATTACTGGATCTATTGCCAGAAGACCATAAAGCAAAATGGTTTGCAGGCTCGGCATTAAATACAGGGGAACAGGCGATGCAGTCAGTGCTATCAACAGTCCTTTCAAGGCTCAATGCATTCATCGATTCTGAAATTGAACAGATCCTATGCTTTGAAACGGCTATCGATATAGAGAAATTCTGTTCAGAAAAGTCTGCTATATTTCTGGTCATGCCAGAAGAGGATAATACAAAGCATTTTTTGATTTCTTTGTTTATTCAGGAATATTATCGTGAGATCTTAGCGTTTGCAGATGAGCAAGGTGGAAGATTACCAAATAAGGTCATTATGTTTCTGGATGAGATAGGAACGATTCCAAAGATACAGTCCGCAGAAATGATGTTCAGTGCTAGTAGATCACGTGGTGTCAGTATAGTGGCCATTATTCAGTCATTGGCACAGTTAGAGAAAAACTATGGCAAGGAAGGTGCTGCTATTATTACGGATAATTGTCAGGACACTTTATTTGGGGGCTTTGCACCTAACAGTGAAACAGCAAAGATCATGAGTGAAAATCTAGGCTATAAAACAGTATTGAGCGGATCTGTCAGTAAAGGCAAGAATGATCCTTCTCAATCCTTGCAGATGATCCAGCGTAATCTATTAACAACTGATGAGCTTAAGGCATTACCGAAAGGAACATTCGTGTTAATGAAAACTGGAACGCACCCTATCTTAACAAAGCTGAAACTGTTCAGTAAGTGGGGAATTCAACTGAATAAGGTATATAAGAATGATGAAAGATCATTAAGAACAGTAGAATATGCAAATGTGATGCAGTTGGAAGATATAATCAGACGAACATATGGAAAACCATCAAGTATGGATGAAGCCAATATAGAAAAAATCAAAGAGAAGATCATGAAGGGAAGTGTAAAAGTTGGATAA
- a CDS encoding toprim domain-containing protein: MAEYRKYSDQQIALANSINLVDYLRANGETLIKSGREFRWQRYTSVTIRDNKWFKHKTQEGGYPLKFLEEFYGYKYPDAMELLLSYANDTGSQIKEEHQENKEVKPFKLPPNNPDMKKAYAYLLKTRYINKEVVDFFVQQGLIYEDSKYHNAVFVGADEEGIARHAHKKSTYTKGERSYRGNVEGSDPCYSFNYRGTDESLYVFEAPIDMLSYISLHKDNWQQHSYVALCGLGMQSMETMLEENPNLQSVILCADHDIAGSEGVERMSDHLNELGYQMIAIAVPKYKDFNEDLKAAHGLTPQKGVDNPKFQLASEMIRELKKSAAPSQMIQHKDLSKAFTNMYYGLNHEGQNDCKKLKEDFQTITDCAIRLEHQCLYPDTAFHENSAVYDYLQDDYRSYKDKGSLKNRIESIKKAFQSVKLVMNNQGSKTELANAYRKLANESFMMITDSQQQLNKIQQKEIKEDNQVGKKMKPQSPLVGSNGNIFNLMGIATKSLKEVGMDKEAEEMFERVTKSGSYEEALNILVDYVEPVDVNEMDQIEMNQQMI, translated from the coding sequence ATGGCAGAATATAGAAAATATTCAGATCAGCAGATAGCACTGGCCAATAGTATCAACTTAGTTGATTATTTAAGAGCGAATGGAGAAACTTTAATTAAATCCGGTAGAGAATTTAGATGGCAGAGATATACCAGTGTGACGATTAGGGACAATAAATGGTTTAAACATAAAACACAGGAGGGAGGGTATCCACTTAAATTTTTAGAGGAGTTCTATGGCTATAAATATCCAGATGCCATGGAACTTCTTTTATCTTATGCAAATGATACAGGATCTCAGATCAAGGAAGAGCATCAAGAGAATAAAGAAGTCAAACCATTTAAACTACCGCCCAATAATCCAGATATGAAAAAAGCATATGCCTATTTGTTGAAAACTAGGTATATCAATAAGGAAGTTGTAGATTTCTTTGTTCAGCAAGGTTTGATCTATGAAGACTCAAAATATCATAATGCTGTTTTTGTAGGTGCAGATGAAGAAGGAATTGCCAGACATGCACATAAGAAAAGTACATATACAAAAGGAGAAAGAAGCTATCGTGGTAATGTAGAAGGATCCGATCCATGCTACAGTTTCAATTACAGAGGAACCGATGAAAGTCTATATGTTTTTGAGGCTCCGATTGATATGCTTTCTTATATCTCCCTACATAAAGACAACTGGCAGCAGCATAGTTATGTTGCACTTTGCGGCTTAGGGATGCAATCAATGGAAACCATGTTGGAAGAAAACCCAAATCTGCAGTCTGTAATACTATGTGCTGACCATGATATAGCAGGTAGTGAAGGAGTAGAGCGGATGAGCGATCATTTAAATGAATTGGGTTATCAGATGATTGCCATCGCTGTGCCTAAGTATAAGGATTTCAATGAAGATCTGAAGGCAGCACATGGACTTACACCGCAGAAAGGTGTCGATAATCCTAAGTTTCAGCTTGCAAGTGAGATGATTAGAGAATTAAAGAAATCTGCTGCACCATCTCAAATGATCCAGCATAAAGACTTATCCAAAGCGTTCACCAATATGTATTATGGATTAAATCATGAAGGTCAGAATGACTGCAAGAAATTGAAAGAAGATTTTCAGACCATTACAGATTGTGCAATTCGTTTAGAACATCAATGTCTCTATCCAGATACAGCATTTCATGAAAACAGTGCTGTCTATGATTATTTACAGGATGACTATCGCTCATATAAGGATAAAGGAAGCTTAAAGAACAGGATCGAATCAATCAAAAAAGCATTTCAATCTGTAAAGCTGGTAATGAATAATCAGGGATCAAAAACTGAACTTGCGAATGCGTATCGTAAGCTTGCCAATGAGTCGTTTATGATGATAACTGATAGCCAGCAGCAGCTCAATAAAATACAGCAGAAAGAAATAAAGGAAGATAATCAAGTAGGTAAAAAGATGAAACCACAATCACCATTAGTTGGATCAAATGGCAATATTTTTAATCTTATGGGAATTGCTACTAAATCTCTCAAGGAAGTTGGTATGGATAAAGAAGCAGAAGAGATGTTTGAGAGAGTCACTAAATCAGGCAGCTATGAAGAAGCATTGAATATTCTTGTGGATTATGTTGAACCGGTGGATGTAAACGAGATGGATCAAATAGAAATGAATCAGCAAATGATTTGA